A stretch of Bradyrhizobium sp. AZCC 2262 DNA encodes these proteins:
- a CDS encoding tripartite tricarboxylate transporter substrate-binding protein codes for MKFVKRVFLMLLLSPVLPAFAQEFPSRPITMVVPFSAGGPGDVIARLLGTSMSATLKQAIVIENIVGAGGTLGTNRVAKAAPDGYTLLLMHVGQATAPALYAKLPFDPVDDFAPIGLVTDVPMILVARANFPAKDLKELVAHVRTQGDKVTYGNVGLGSASHLCGLMFMSAIEAKLTPIYYKGGGPALNDIIAGHIDVYCDPATGPTPYIQAGTIPGYAITSKKRVPTLPNVPTSAEAGVPKFDVTTWYGLYAPRDTPKPIVDALVDALQKALKDPPLVNRFAELSMAPVEQERATPTALEALLKSEIDRWGRIIKDAGITAQ; via the coding sequence ATGAAGTTTGTAAAGCGCGTTTTTCTGATGCTGTTGCTGTCGCCCGTACTGCCGGCATTCGCCCAGGAATTCCCGAGCCGGCCGATCACGATGGTCGTTCCCTTCTCGGCCGGCGGCCCAGGCGACGTAATTGCCCGCCTGCTCGGGACATCGATGAGTGCGACGCTGAAGCAGGCGATCGTCATAGAAAACATCGTCGGCGCCGGCGGCACCCTCGGTACCAATCGCGTCGCCAAAGCCGCGCCCGACGGCTACACCTTGCTGCTGATGCATGTCGGCCAGGCGACCGCACCCGCGCTCTATGCGAAGCTGCCGTTCGACCCCGTTGACGACTTTGCGCCCATTGGCCTCGTCACCGACGTGCCCATGATCCTGGTGGCGCGGGCGAACTTTCCAGCCAAGGACCTGAAGGAACTGGTCGCCCATGTCCGCACGCAGGGCGACAAGGTTACTTATGGCAATGTCGGCCTCGGCTCCGCGTCGCATCTGTGCGGGCTGATGTTCATGAGCGCCATCGAAGCCAAGCTCACGCCGATCTACTACAAGGGTGGCGGCCCCGCACTGAACGATATCATCGCCGGTCACATCGACGTCTATTGCGATCCCGCCACCGGGCCGACGCCCTATATTCAGGCCGGCACCATCCCGGGTTACGCCATCACCAGCAAAAAACGGGTACCGACCTTGCCGAACGTGCCGACTTCGGCGGAAGCCGGAGTGCCGAAGTTTGACGTCACGACCTGGTACGGGCTGTACGCACCACGCGATACGCCGAAGCCGATCGTGGACGCGCTCGTCGACGCCCTGCAAAAAGCGCTGAAGGACCCTCCCTTGGTCAACCGCTTCGCCGAACTCAGCATGGCTCCCGTCGAGCAGGAACGCGCGACGCCAACGGCGCTCGAAGCCCTCCTCAAGAGTGAAATCGACCGATGGGGTCGGATCATCAAGGATGCCGGCATTACTGCGCAATAA